The bacterium genome includes a region encoding these proteins:
- a CDS encoding fibronectin type III domain-containing protein has translation MRLPCLVILISIVATAGFAHTLSGIVYGGPSPMENATVSLLDPSTMDTLDSTTTNASGFYALSVGDGTYNLRVSPPTGSGYFESDVNDIVVDGADVTQNVVLLAEAGVLCGTVFAADGVTSVSAIEVAASGGGLSSQVKTVSDANGYYELHVPPGVYSLHISGSQNSDPPPNIETCDSFTIFDIIYHINVSGNVNQDIVLLPFIKISGHVYGNGEPMAGASIYKLGMAEDGIALAYADDWVDTDENGAYEVRTFPGEERFDITPPEGSGYEPKTFGYWTYTEDSIQDFHFERPLTLSGHVYAADGITPAAYIEVSANGTGGVNVREYADAEGYYELEVPSGTYTLSLTGSTHSSPPIGIESPDLFGISGVVSNLAVFEDTIQDMTLPPFYRVTGQVRGNGVPLEGVELWFIGDDYMHDYVTGTDNLRTSDSNGEFEFLTFWGVFTADVTPPPDSGFLDQRFRRIDVTGDMTYNIDLERPVSLSGTVRAHDGTTLVSGIEVYAGGDTSVTGASGQYELEVLPGEYWLAVQGGEFISRPLNIDCPKLFALLDAVPKITVNLETVQDVILPEFIHVTGNTTDNNGVPVPGTDLELVLSGDPCEDWSTSDGNGAYSMTVLPGEYRQEIDPPLNSGFYSIRMYNVDIPGPLQQNIVLSHEDTHAPLVIAGPYVNSITGTTATVEWQTNEPASTKALFGTSSPPSLVAEVPGIRSQHSVLLSGLAPGETYFVRASATDSSSNGPTLSPVTSFRTQSVSDTQPPVILGGPVVVSIEHDSAIVEWTTNEPADSSVAFSAMRSSETLVTDSALVRDHRIALSGLAAETSYSAFVSSTDGSGNGPVVSPSITFRTLHAPDTTPPVITSGPMAIDVTDSEATIVWTTNEPATSGVSYNDGTVFGVHSDTALVTAHSVQLVDLDAATIYYFTVSTKDASGNGPTLSETLDFTTSASPDTEAPVTIEGPLVKNVTHQSAVIWWRTNEPATSVVEYGTSTTLGLQEAQATLNRIHNIPVVGLEADTLYYFRVASVDGSGNESSASSILSFHTDALPDTTAPVFLTEPYVIDVTNESAVLYWETDEPADSVVEYGASLPYASRSSNSDKVREHWMTLVGLSESEEYGFRVSSMDISGNVAIYESPVPGGSRAAGFVTSSTPDVVAPTLINGPSVVAKTDTSATIWWKTSELADTRLWHGTQGADPALFEGDIAHRIEHTVTLTNLEPATDYCFRAGSADVSGNGPTMSSIINFSTDADPDTIPPAIIDGPIADGITLSAATISWETDEFAGSRVLFGTDEADLKREANKDGMRNSHSVTLTGLEPGTEYFYSVVSEDLSGNSAPSPTKSFRTTLIPRPDIWILR, from the coding sequence TTGCGCCTGCCGTGTCTTGTTATTCTGATATCCATCGTGGCAACGGCGGGATTTGCTCACACTCTGAGTGGAATCGTCTATGGTGGTCCGAGCCCGATGGAGAATGCCACGGTTTCGCTGCTCGATCCGAGCACGATGGATACCTTGGATTCGACCACGACCAATGCGTCGGGCTTTTACGCATTGTCCGTGGGGGACGGGACGTACAATCTGCGGGTTTCGCCACCCACAGGGAGCGGGTACTTCGAATCGGACGTGAATGACATCGTCGTCGATGGAGCGGACGTGACGCAGAATGTCGTGTTGTTGGCGGAGGCAGGCGTCTTGTGTGGGACGGTTTTCGCAGCGGATGGTGTGACCTCGGTTTCTGCGATCGAGGTGGCTGCCAGCGGCGGCGGCTTGTCTTCGCAGGTGAAGACCGTAAGCGATGCGAATGGCTACTACGAACTGCACGTTCCTCCTGGTGTGTACAGTTTGCACATTTCAGGTTCTCAGAATTCCGATCCGCCGCCCAATATTGAGACGTGCGATTCCTTCACGATATTTGACATTATCTACCACATTAATGTCTCCGGAAATGTGAATCAGGATATCGTGCTTCTTCCCTTTATCAAAATCTCTGGACATGTCTATGGGAACGGAGAGCCGATGGCGGGGGCTTCGATCTATAAGCTGGGGATGGCCGAGGATGGGATCGCCCTTGCGTATGCGGACGATTGGGTCGATACGGATGAGAATGGCGCCTATGAGGTCCGGACATTTCCCGGCGAGGAGAGGTTCGATATTACTCCGCCCGAGGGTTCAGGTTACGAACCGAAGACTTTCGGTTACTGGACCTACACGGAGGATTCGATCCAGGATTTCCATTTTGAGCGCCCATTGACTCTCAGTGGCCATGTCTACGCTGCCGATGGGATTACGCCGGCGGCTTACATCGAGGTTTCGGCGAATGGGACAGGGGGCGTTAACGTTCGTGAATACGCGGACGCTGAAGGGTACTACGAATTGGAAGTTCCTTCCGGGACTTACACGCTGTCCCTGACGGGCAGCACTCATTCTTCCCCGCCCATCGGAATAGAATCTCCCGATCTTTTTGGGATTTCAGGCGTGGTCTCGAATCTTGCCGTCTTTGAGGATACGATTCAAGACATGACGCTGCCGCCTTTCTATCGAGTGACCGGGCAGGTGCGTGGCAACGGTGTGCCGCTAGAGGGAGTCGAACTCTGGTTTATTGGCGACGACTACATGCACGATTACGTCACGGGGACGGACAATCTCAGGACAAGCGATTCGAACGGCGAATTCGAGTTCCTGACGTTCTGGGGTGTCTTCACCGCCGATGTGACGCCTCCTCCGGATTCCGGTTTCCTTGACCAGCGGTTCCGAAGGATCGATGTCACCGGGGATATGACCTACAATATCGATCTGGAGCGCCCAGTGTCTCTGAGCGGCACCGTGCGGGCGCACGATGGGACGACGCTGGTTTCTGGAATAGAGGTCTACGCTGGAGGCGATACGTCGGTGACTGGAGCATCCGGCCAATATGAACTGGAAGTCCTGCCGGGCGAGTACTGGCTAGCAGTGCAGGGCGGCGAATTCATCTCTCGTCCGCTCAACATCGATTGTCCGAAGTTATTTGCCCTCTTGGATGCTGTTCCGAAGATTACGGTGAATCTGGAGACGGTTCAAGATGTCATTTTGCCGGAGTTCATTCATGTGACGGGGAACACGACAGATAATAACGGCGTTCCCGTTCCCGGTACGGATCTGGAGCTGGTTCTCTCGGGCGACCCCTGCGAGGACTGGTCCACATCGGACGGCAATGGCGCCTATTCAATGACGGTACTCCCAGGGGAGTATCGGCAAGAGATCGATCCACCGCTCAATAGCGGGTTCTACTCGATTCGAATGTACAATGTGGATATTCCCGGGCCTTTGCAGCAGAACATTGTGCTGAGTCACGAGGACACCCATGCGCCGCTGGTGATTGCCGGTCCGTATGTGAACAGCATTACGGGTACAACCGCGACTGTGGAGTGGCAGACGAATGAACCGGCCTCGACCAAGGCGCTTTTTGGGACTAGCAGCCCTCCATCGCTAGTGGCGGAAGTGCCAGGAATTCGTTCCCAGCATTCTGTTCTGTTGAGCGGGCTGGCGCCTGGCGAGACTTATTTCGTTCGCGCGTCGGCGACGGACTCTTCTTCGAATGGACCGACGCTGAGTCCTGTCACGTCTTTCAGAACGCAGTCCGTGTCGGACACACAGCCGCCCGTAATTCTTGGGGGGCCCGTTGTGGTTTCCATCGAACATGATTCCGCAATCGTGGAATGGACGACAAATGAACCCGCGGATAGTTCAGTGGCTTTCAGTGCGATGAGATCGAGCGAAACGCTGGTCACCGATTCGGCGCTTGTTCGCGATCACCGGATCGCTTTGTCGGGGCTTGCCGCAGAGACTTCATACAGCGCCTTCGTCTCTTCGACAGACGGATCGGGAAATGGCCCGGTGGTGAGTCCGTCGATCACTTTCCGCACGCTCCATGCGCCGGATACTACGCCTCCGGTGATTACATCGGGGCCGATGGCAATCGATGTAACGGACAGTGAAGCGACGATTGTGTGGACCACGAATGAACCCGCGACCAGCGGGGTTTCGTACAACGATGGGACTGTGTTCGGCGTTCACTCGGATACGGCATTGGTGACAGCCCACAGCGTGCAATTGGTGGACCTCGACGCGGCGACGATCTACTACTTCACCGTATCGACGAAGGATGCTTCCGGAAATGGTCCGACACTGAGCGAAACGTTGGACTTCACGACATCGGCCAGCCCGGACACGGAGGCTCCGGTGACGATCGAGGGGCCATTGGTGAAGAACGTCACTCATCAATCGGCCGTGATCTGGTGGCGGACGAATGAGCCTGCGACTAGTGTGGTCGAGTATGGCACCTCGACAACGTTGGGATTGCAGGAAGCCCAGGCTACTCTGAATCGCATCCACAATATCCCCGTGGTCGGGTTGGAAGCGGACACACTGTACTACTTCCGAGTGGCGTCTGTCGATGGTAGCGGGAACGAGTCTTCCGCGAGTTCGATCTTGTCGTTCCACACGGACGCGTTGCCGGATACGACCGCGCCGGTGTTCCTGACGGAGCCCTACGTGATCGATGTGACAAATGAGTCGGCTGTGTTGTACTGGGAGACGGATGAACCTGCAGATTCCGTAGTGGAGTATGGCGCCTCTCTGCCGTACGCGTCACGGTCATCGAACAGCGACAAGGTGCGTGAGCATTGGATGACGCTGGTGGGATTGTCCGAGAGCGAGGAGTACGGTTTCCGCGTCAGCTCGATGGATATCAGCGGGAATGTGGCGATTTACGAAAGCCCCGTTCCAGGGGGCTCGCGTGCTGCCGGGTTTGTCACCAGCTCAACGCCGGATGTCGTGGCACCGACGTTGATCAACGGTCCCTCTGTAGTCGCAAAGACCGACACGTCAGCAACGATCTGGTGGAAAACATCGGAACTTGCAGACACGAGGCTTTGGCACGGGACTCAGGGGGCAGACCCTGCACTGTTTGAAGGAGATATCGCCCATCGAATCGAGCACACTGTCACGCTGACAAACCTGGAACCGGCAACGGACTATTGCTTCAGGGCCGGTTCGGCGGATGTCAGTGGCAACGGGCCGACCATGAGTTCGATCATCAACTTCTCGACAGATGCGGACCCGGATACAATTCCTCCTGCGATTATCGATGGGCCGATTGCAGACGGAATCACTTTGTCTGCGGCAACGATTTCCTGGGAGACGGATGAGTTCGCGGGTAGTCGGGTCCTCTTCGGCACGGATGAAGCAGACCTGAAGCGGGAAGCGAACAAAGACGGGATGCGCAACTCGCACTCTGTTACTCTGACCGGGTTGGAACCAGGGACGGAGTACTTCTACTCGGTGGTTTCGGAAGATCTGTCTGGGAATTCTGCGCCCAGCCCGACGAAGTCTTTCCGGACGACTCTGATTCCGCGCCCGGATATATGGATACTGCGATAG
- a CDS encoding DUF2089 domain-containing protein — MKTRQLAMERQNNNPTLEWNELTRLTGGREVAVERVRLKENGVAIEGSFELPALAQLSMEEQFFIIAFVRSHGSIKRMEQILGVSYPTVKNRLNRLGEKFEFVEVDHDFAPDPEEEPTPTHADASAALEALRSGKIDVDEALRRMRS, encoded by the coding sequence ATGAAAACGAGGCAACTCGCCATGGAACGCCAGAACAACAACCCCACCCTCGAATGGAACGAGCTCACCCGCCTCACTGGCGGCCGCGAAGTCGCCGTCGAGCGCGTTCGCCTCAAGGAAAACGGCGTCGCCATCGAGGGCTCCTTCGAACTCCCCGCCCTCGCCCAGCTCTCCATGGAAGAGCAGTTCTTCATCATCGCCTTCGTCCGCAGCCACGGCTCCATCAAGCGCATGGAGCAGATCCTCGGCGTCAGCTACCCCACCGTGAAGAACCGCCTGAACCGCCTCGGCGAGAAGTTCGAGTTCGTCGAAGTCGATCACGATTTCGCCCCCGACCCCGAAGAAGAACCAACACCGACCCACGCCGACGCCTCGGCCGCTCTCGAAGCCCTGCGTTCCGGCAAGATCGATGTCGACGAAGCTCTCAGGAGGATGCGGTCATGA
- a CDS encoding B12-binding domain-containing radical SAM protein encodes MQLHRSIPKKLCEAPVLDSSVPRMTPRQRTALLINPFYPKDPHASFGKHVLTPTLTLTSIAAATPDDWHVEYWDENLLQGPPPSEPFPQVVGITVHLTFARRAYELADWYRRRGAIVVLGGLHVMSAPEEVRPHADILAFGEGVKIWPEILRDVQAGTQKAEYVGAFDSSFELEPAPRHSLAGSRDFLTRASVIATRGCHSRCGFCYLSTRGLRMPYQVRPPRDVAREIAETGEPYAVFIDNNLGSRPEYLRELCRELETLRIIWSAAVSIDTANDPSVVAAMAASGCTGVFVGFETLDDSNLRDARKKTPPTQDFARRVRIFHDHGIQVNGSFVFGFDHDGPDVFERTVAWIEENRLECATYHILTPYPGTPLFREMERAGRLLHKDWGRYDTSHAVFRPARMSPEELEEGYSWAYRRTFSWDSIWARRPERWSSVPGYLGMSALYKKSNWLWPWLIQWRLTHAAWRPLVNASRWVNVLGRGARMERAAALMNRGDARRYG; translated from the coding sequence GTGCAATTGCACCGGTCGATTCCGAAGAAGCTGTGTGAGGCACCTGTTCTTGATTCGTCCGTTCCACGAATGACACCGAGGCAGCGGACGGCGCTGCTGATCAATCCCTTCTATCCAAAGGACCCCCACGCTTCGTTCGGGAAGCATGTGCTGACGCCGACGCTGACGCTGACGTCGATTGCCGCGGCAACGCCGGACGATTGGCATGTGGAGTATTGGGACGAGAACCTTCTGCAGGGTCCTCCCCCTTCTGAGCCGTTTCCGCAGGTCGTTGGCATCACGGTGCATCTGACGTTTGCGCGCCGGGCGTATGAGTTGGCCGACTGGTATCGTCGGCGCGGGGCGATTGTGGTGCTTGGCGGCTTGCATGTGATGTCCGCACCGGAGGAAGTCCGTCCCCATGCGGACATTCTGGCGTTTGGCGAGGGCGTGAAGATCTGGCCGGAGATTCTGCGCGATGTGCAGGCGGGGACGCAGAAGGCGGAGTATGTTGGCGCATTCGACTCATCGTTTGAATTGGAACCGGCGCCGCGGCATTCGCTGGCGGGATCGCGGGATTTCCTGACGCGTGCCAGCGTGATTGCGACGCGCGGTTGCCACAGCCGTTGCGGGTTCTGCTATTTGTCCACGCGCGGGCTGCGGATGCCGTACCAGGTTCGACCTCCGCGCGACGTTGCCCGAGAGATTGCAGAGACGGGCGAACCGTACGCGGTCTTCATCGACAATAACCTCGGGTCGCGGCCGGAGTACCTGCGCGAGTTGTGTCGAGAGCTGGAGACATTGCGGATTATCTGGAGCGCCGCGGTCAGTATCGATACGGCGAACGATCCGAGCGTTGTTGCCGCGATGGCGGCCTCGGGCTGCACGGGCGTGTTCGTCGGTTTCGAGACGTTGGACGATTCAAATCTTCGCGACGCCAGGAAGAAGACTCCGCCCACGCAGGATTTTGCGCGGCGCGTTCGGATCTTTCACGATCATGGCATTCAAGTGAATGGCAGCTTTGTGTTTGGCTTCGATCATGATGGGCCGGATGTGTTCGAGCGAACGGTTGCGTGGATCGAGGAGAACCGGCTCGAGTGCGCGACGTATCACATTCTGACACCTTACCCGGGGACGCCGCTGTTTCGAGAGATGGAACGCGCGGGGCGTTTGCTTCACAAGGATTGGGGGCGCTACGATACGTCGCACGCGGTGTTTCGCCCGGCGCGGATGTCGCCGGAGGAGTTGGAGGAAGGCTACTCGTGGGCGTACCGCCGAACGTTTTCGTGGGATTCGATCTGGGCGCGGCGGCCGGAGCGATGGAGCTCGGTGCCGGGTTATCTGGGGATGAGTGCGCTCTATAAGAAGTCGAACTGGTTGTGGCCGTGGTTGATTCAATGGAGATTGACGCATGCCGCGTGGCGGCCATTGGTGAATGCGTCGCGCTGGGTGAATGTGCTGGGGAGGGGCGCGCGGATGGAGCGGGCGGCGGCGTTGATGAATCGAGGAGACGCGAGGCGATATGGGTGA
- a CDS encoding CotH kinase family protein: MRCLFLILGLLVPTVALPQVSSLVVTEFMASNADTLADGNGDHSDWIEIHNPTAAAIDLDGLYLTDNADNLTKWQFPAVANPTIAAGGYYVVIASGNAADVEVYVDGAGYLHTTFKLSSDGEDCLLVDSDGTTVISGFVGYPEQGADISYGIGSGGNTGFFGTPTPDAANGVAGNGFVADTKFDIRRGFFTEPFEVQITCSTPGSTIKYTLDASSPSETNGTEYTGPVQITGTTTLRAMACLDGWFSTDIDTQTYIFIDEIVDQASTAPTSDWPAPTSASTTPRPPGPGGGSQAIDYEMDPDITGSLLYGDEVDDALRSIPTIIVTTDLPNLFDSTTGIYVNPDGEGEEWERPAAVEMVLADGTDAFHANGGLRIRGGVSTSTSNPKHSFRMIMRSEYGDSKIEYPMFGDEGADEFDKIDFRTAQNFSWNFSRAQYATWLDDPFSRDTMRDMGHPYARGFFFHLYLDGVYWGLYQTEERPDSFFCTSYMDGEEEDWDVLKADSGTGQIYAVDGNTDFYFAFWSQVNSGVGTVARYMRLKGQNADGTENAAYPKYLDEANLIDYMLIVFFAGATDMPLGPPDQNTKPRNLYAAVNREDPDGVKWMPHDNEHSLQQESGVNVNRVSVTLASQLSLQVNFNPWWLHTKLKTNAEYRMAFADRVHRHFFNGGPLTPEACTARYRARMNEIEAAMIAESARWGDYLTPASPRTRNVDWRDATDWVVDDFFNASPLTRTEIVLGQLKSAGLYPTVDAPEFNQHGGTVNAGFGAILTATAGTIYCTIDGSDPRKPGGSINVDATSGASGLSVAITSTTTVKARAYSGGTWSALTEATFMVANNGTGLEGWMLR; the protein is encoded by the coding sequence ATGAGATGTTTATTCCTGATTCTCGGATTGCTTGTTCCAACCGTTGCCCTGCCGCAGGTTTCTTCGTTGGTAGTCACGGAGTTCATGGCGAGCAACGCGGATACTCTGGCGGATGGGAATGGCGACCATTCGGATTGGATTGAGATTCATAATCCGACCGCCGCGGCGATCGATCTGGATGGACTGTACCTGACAGATAATGCAGACAACTTGACTAAGTGGCAGTTTCCGGCGGTGGCGAATCCGACGATCGCTGCGGGCGGCTACTATGTCGTGATCGCATCGGGGAATGCGGCGGATGTCGAGGTTTATGTCGATGGCGCGGGGTATCTGCACACGACGTTTAAGCTGAGTTCCGATGGCGAGGATTGCTTGTTGGTCGACTCGGATGGGACGACGGTAATTTCGGGGTTTGTCGGGTATCCGGAGCAGGGAGCGGATATTTCTTACGGAATTGGTTCGGGCGGAAACACAGGGTTCTTCGGAACGCCAACGCCTGATGCTGCGAATGGCGTGGCCGGCAATGGTTTTGTAGCGGACACGAAGTTTGATATTCGGCGCGGCTTCTTCACGGAACCATTCGAGGTGCAAATCACATGCTCAACGCCAGGTTCGACGATCAAGTACACGCTGGACGCCAGCAGTCCGTCGGAGACGAATGGGACGGAGTACACGGGGCCGGTTCAAATCACGGGCACGACAACGTTGCGCGCAATGGCTTGTCTCGATGGATGGTTCTCCACAGACATCGATACGCAAACTTACATCTTCATCGATGAGATTGTGGACCAGGCATCGACTGCCCCGACTTCGGATTGGCCGGCTCCCACAAGCGCAAGCACTACGCCCCGTCCTCCAGGTCCGGGGGGCGGCAGCCAGGCGATCGATTACGAAATGGATCCGGACATCACTGGTAGTCTGCTGTATGGCGACGAGGTGGACGATGCGTTGCGGTCGATTCCGACGATCATCGTAACGACGGACTTGCCGAATCTATTCGACTCAACAACCGGCATTTATGTGAATCCGGACGGCGAGGGCGAGGAATGGGAACGTCCGGCCGCGGTGGAGATGGTGCTGGCAGATGGGACGGATGCGTTCCATGCGAACGGCGGCCTGCGTATTCGAGGCGGCGTCAGTACATCGACGAGCAATCCGAAGCATTCTTTCCGGATGATCATGCGCAGCGAGTACGGCGATTCGAAGATCGAGTATCCAATGTTCGGCGACGAGGGGGCGGACGAGTTTGACAAGATCGATTTCCGCACGGCGCAGAATTTCTCGTGGAACTTCAGTCGGGCTCAGTACGCAACGTGGCTGGACGATCCGTTCAGCCGCGATACGATGCGCGACATGGGGCACCCATACGCGCGCGGATTCTTCTTTCACCTGTATCTGGACGGGGTTTACTGGGGGCTCTATCAAACGGAGGAGCGGCCCGATTCCTTCTTCTGTACTTCGTACATGGATGGCGAGGAAGAGGATTGGGATGTCCTGAAGGCCGATTCCGGAACCGGCCAGATCTACGCGGTGGATGGAAACACGGATTTCTACTTCGCATTCTGGTCGCAGGTGAATTCAGGCGTCGGTACGGTCGCGAGGTACATGCGGCTGAAGGGGCAGAATGCGGACGGGACGGAGAACGCCGCGTATCCGAAGTATCTCGACGAAGCGAACCTGATCGACTACATGCTGATCGTGTTCTTTGCCGGGGCGACGGACATGCCGCTTGGGCCTCCGGATCAAAACACAAAACCGCGCAATCTGTATGCTGCGGTGAATCGAGAAGATCCGGATGGCGTGAAGTGGATGCCGCACGATAATGAGCATTCGCTGCAGCAGGAAAGCGGCGTGAATGTGAATCGCGTCTCGGTGACGTTGGCTTCGCAGTTGTCGCTGCAGGTGAACTTCAATCCGTGGTGGCTGCACACGAAGTTGAAGACCAACGCAGAGTACCGGATGGCGTTTGCCGACCGCGTGCATCGGCACTTCTTCAACGGCGGCCCGCTGACGCCGGAGGCCTGCACGGCGCGGTACAGGGCGCGGATGAACGAGATCGAAGCGGCGATGATCGCGGAGTCGGCACGATGGGGGGACTATCTGACGCCGGCCTCGCCGCGAACGCGCAACGTGGATTGGCGCGACGCGACGGACTGGGTTGTGGATGATTTCTTCAACGCATCTCCCCTGACTCGCACGGAGATCGTTCTGGGGCAGTTGAAGTCGGCGGGCTTGTATCCGACGGTCGATGCGCCGGAATTCAACCAGCACGGGGGAACGGTGAATGCCGGGTTTGGCGCCATTCTGACGGCGACAGCGGGAACGATTTACTGTACGATCGATGGCTCCGATCCGCGCAAGCCCGGTGGCAGCATCAATGTCGATGCGACGTCCGGGGCGAGCGGCTTGTCCGTCGCGATCACCTCGACCACGACGGTGAAGGCGCGCGCCTACTCCGGCGGCACATGGAGCGCGCTGACGGAAGCGACGTTCATGGTGGCGAATAATGGTACGGGTTTGGAGGGGTGGATGTTGAGGTAG
- a CDS encoding HIT family protein, whose protein sequence is MTDKPCPFCSLDDREIVLQAEHAVAFYDGFPVNPGHMLIIPRRHEPSFFELTPEERTDILELLDRAEALLTEKHSPAGFNIGINIGRAAGQTVFHAHVHLIPRYEGDVARPQGGIRGVIPDRQAY, encoded by the coding sequence ATGACCGACAAGCCCTGCCCGTTCTGCTCGCTGGATGATCGCGAGATCGTCCTGCAGGCCGAACACGCCGTTGCATTCTATGATGGGTTTCCGGTGAACCCCGGGCACATGCTCATCATTCCGCGGCGCCACGAGCCCAGCTTCTTCGAGCTCACGCCCGAGGAACGTACCGACATCCTCGAGCTGCTTGATCGTGCGGAGGCGCTCCTGACCGAGAAGCACTCCCCCGCCGGATTTAACATTGGAATCAACATCGGCCGCGCCGCCGGCCAGACCGTCTTCCACGCCCACGTCCACCTGATCCCGCGATACGAAGGCGACGTCGCCCGCCCCCAAGGCGGCATCCGCGGCGTCATCCCCGATCGCCAGGCGTATTAA
- a CDS encoding putative sulfate exporter family transporter — translation MSVEIALIFSLMLVLSLLGWVSPVVCLIAGIGYAMMRTPGDAFRERAHHLSQLMLKVSVIGLGFGLSLGTALQVGRETALLSGGFILFTLSLGWFVNRRMRLENNTALLIAVGTAICGGSAIAAVAPTLKANSRQVAFAVGVVFALNGLALVLFPPLGHWLGFTQHQFGIWAALAIHDTSSVVGAASQYGSEALNIAATTKLVRALWIIPVALIAGRLNRTEGTPPIPVFLIGFLIACLLRTFLPGGAAVWSGLRMLAQATLGATLTLIGLSIDRHVLRAAGWKPLAFGIALWMAAMVMSAVWVA, via the coding sequence TTGTCCGTGGAAATCGCCCTGATCTTCTCCCTGATGCTCGTCCTGTCTTTGCTCGGCTGGGTTTCGCCCGTCGTTTGCCTGATCGCGGGAATTGGATACGCCATGATGCGAACGCCTGGCGACGCCTTTCGCGAGCGCGCCCACCACCTGAGCCAACTCATGCTGAAGGTCTCCGTCATCGGCCTCGGCTTCGGCCTGTCGCTCGGCACGGCCCTGCAAGTCGGGCGAGAAACCGCGCTGCTCTCCGGCGGATTCATTCTCTTCACGTTGTCATTAGGATGGTTCGTCAATCGACGCATGCGGCTCGAAAACAACACCGCGCTCTTGATCGCCGTCGGCACTGCGATCTGCGGCGGCAGCGCCATCGCCGCCGTCGCGCCGACACTCAAGGCCAACAGCCGCCAGGTCGCTTTTGCCGTTGGCGTCGTATTCGCCTTGAACGGCCTGGCGCTTGTGCTTTTTCCGCCGCTCGGACATTGGCTCGGATTCACGCAACACCAGTTCGGCATCTGGGCCGCGCTTGCGATTCACGACACCAGCAGCGTCGTCGGTGCCGCCAGTCAATACGGCAGCGAAGCCCTCAACATCGCCGCCACCACAAAACTCGTCCGAGCACTCTGGATCATTCCCGTCGCGCTGATCGCCGGCCGCCTGAACCGCACCGAAGGCACGCCGCCCATCCCCGTCTTCCTGATCGGCTTTCTGATCGCGTGCCTGCTGCGCACTTTCCTGCCCGGCGGTGCGGCCGTCTGGTCCGGCCTGCGCATGCTCGCCCAAGCCACCCTTGGCGCAACGCTCACACTGATCGGCCTTTCAATCGACCGCCACGTTCTGCGCGCCGCCGGCTGGAAGCCCCTCGCCTTCGGGATCGCTCTCTGGATGGCCGCCATGGTCATGTCGGCCGTTTGGGTGGCGTAA
- a CDS encoding LysR family transcriptional regulator, translating into MNITMRQLQVLAAVAESGSVSEAARRVHLTQAGASMALRALEAQLGALFDRSGRRLYLNDRGRFVAERGRRVLREADALLEGLAERDGRVYGRLHVGGSTTIGIYLLPEIIGRFQRRFPDVECSLVVENTESLVRQLIDGQIDAALIEGPVSHPGVMSEFWRRDQLCVIVGPEHPWAKKGRATRRQLSAATWIMREKGSGTREVFEQAFRAQDLEPHCAFELGHTEAIKHAIEAGLGIACLSRMTVAGEIDSGRLVEVKIPFAIPRELRFIQLKDRHEGGPVKEFHRMLKERG; encoded by the coding sequence ATGAATATCACGATGCGGCAACTCCAGGTGTTGGCGGCGGTTGCGGAGTCGGGGAGTGTGAGCGAGGCGGCGCGGCGTGTTCACCTGACGCAGGCCGGGGCAAGCATGGCGCTGCGCGCGTTGGAGGCGCAGTTGGGGGCGCTGTTCGATCGTTCGGGTCGGCGCTTGTATCTGAACGACCGAGGGCGGTTCGTGGCGGAGCGCGGGCGGCGTGTGCTGCGCGAGGCAGATGCGTTGTTGGAGGGACTGGCGGAGCGGGACGGTCGCGTGTACGGGCGGCTGCATGTCGGCGGCAGCACGACGATCGGGATCTATTTGCTGCCGGAGATCATCGGGAGGTTTCAGCGGCGGTTTCCGGACGTGGAGTGTTCGCTGGTTGTGGAGAACACGGAGAGCCTGGTTCGGCAGTTGATCGATGGGCAGATCGACGCGGCGCTGATCGAGGGGCCGGTTTCGCATCCAGGTGTGATGTCGGAGTTCTGGCGGCGCGATCAGTTGTGCGTGATCGTGGGGCCGGAGCACCCGTGGGCGAAGAAAGGGCGTGCGACTCGGCGGCAGCTCTCGGCGGCGACGTGGATCATGCGCGAGAAGGGTTCGGGAACGCGCGAGGTGTTCGAGCAGGCGTTTCGCGCGCAGGACCTGGAACCGCACTGCGCGTTTGAGCTCGGGCACACAGAAGCGATCAAACATGCCATCGAGGCTGGGCTGGGCATTGCTTGTCTTTCGCGCATGACGGTGGCGGGCGAGATCGATTCGGGGCGTTTGGTCGAGGTGAAGATCCCGTTCGCGATTCCGCGCGAGCTGCGCTTCATTCAACTGAAGGACCGCCACGAGGGCGGACCGGTGAAGGAGTTTCACCGGATGCTGAAGGAGAGGGGTTAG